In Geobacter anodireducens, a genomic segment contains:
- a CDS encoding ABC transporter ATP-binding protein produces the protein MIELKNVSMIFNPGTVNENQAISNINLKVREGDFITVIGSNGAGKSTLFNLIAGTITPSSGSIFLNDRNITRDPEYKRAKYIGRIFQNPLLGTASTMSLEDNMMITYKKGFKWLKRSLNHKMREYFRTELVQLKMGLEDRMKENLALFSGGQRQALTLLMMVLSRPDLILLDEHTAALDPKNAQIVLELTDKFIREYNLTAMMITHNMSHAIEYGNRLLMMDKGEIIFEAEGEEKRALTVEKLIDKFHQIRHTSFENDRTLLSDD, from the coding sequence ATGATTGAGCTCAAAAATGTGTCCATGATCTTCAACCCGGGCACGGTGAACGAGAATCAGGCCATCTCGAACATCAACCTGAAGGTCCGGGAGGGGGACTTCATAACCGTCATCGGCAGCAACGGCGCTGGCAAGTCGACCCTCTTCAACCTCATTGCCGGGACCATCACCCCCTCTTCCGGCTCCATTTTCCTGAATGACCGGAACATCACCCGCGACCCCGAGTACAAGCGGGCCAAGTACATCGGCCGGATCTTTCAGAATCCGCTCCTGGGAACCGCTTCCACCATGAGCCTGGAAGACAACATGATGATCACCTATAAAAAGGGGTTCAAGTGGCTCAAGAGGAGCCTGAACCACAAGATGCGGGAGTACTTCCGGACGGAACTGGTCCAGTTGAAGATGGGGCTGGAGGACCGGATGAAGGAGAACCTGGCCCTCTTCTCCGGGGGGCAGCGCCAGGCCCTGACGCTCCTGATGATGGTCCTTTCCCGGCCGGACCTGATCCTTCTCGACGAGCACACGGCGGCCCTGGACCCCAAGAACGCCCAGATCGTCCTGGAGCTCACCGACAAGTTCATTCGGGAATACAATCTCACGGCCATGATGATCACCCACAACATGAGCCATGCCATCGAGTACGGTAACCGGCTCCTGATGATGGACAAAGGGGAGATCATCTTCGAGGCCGAGGGGGAGGAGAAGCGGGCGCTGACCGTGGAGAAGCTCATCGACAAATTCCACCAGATCCGCCACACCTCCTTCGAAAACGACCGCACCCTTCTTTCCGACGACTAG
- a CDS encoding radical SAM protein, translating to MLLIHPPVAKPGEPPAGIARLAGELRAHGLPCRVLDANLEGLLWLLDQPSPATDTWTRRASRSRADHLAALRGMDAYRSPDRYRRAVSDLNRLLAAAGRDSGAVPGLADYRQDGFSPVSGADLLRAAEEPERNPFHPWFSQRLPEQLDGVRVAGLSLNYLSQAVSAFAMIGFLRTRFPGLTLVLGGGLVTSWLRRPGWRNPFGGLVDHLVDGPGELPLLRLLGAEEPLCHQVPPAYDPLPLHDYLSPGLVLPYSAAGGCYWNRCSFCPERAEGNAYRPRAVQRVLADLETLVSRHQPALVHLLDNAVSPSLLRGMAAAPPGVPWYGFARVDEQLADPDFCRDLRRSGCVMLKLGLESGDQGVLDRLHKGVDLATAARALRSLREAGIAVYAYLLFGTPAETEEAARRTLAFVAEHREEIGFLNLAVFNMPISGDEADAYGTAPFYEGDLSLYTAFRHPRGWDRKQVRRFLDREFTRHPAVAPILRRDPPVFTSNHAPFFVGG from the coding sequence ATGCTCCTCATTCATCCCCCTGTCGCCAAACCGGGTGAACCGCCCGCCGGCATCGCCCGCCTCGCGGGCGAGCTCCGGGCCCACGGCCTTCCCTGCCGGGTACTGGATGCCAACCTGGAGGGGCTCCTCTGGCTGCTGGATCAGCCGTCTCCGGCTACCGACACCTGGACCCGCCGGGCATCCCGAAGCCGTGCAGATCACCTGGCCGCACTGCGGGGGATGGACGCTTACCGCTCCCCCGACCGGTACCGCCGGGCGGTCAGCGACCTGAACCGGCTCCTGGCCGCGGCGGGGCGCGACTCCGGCGCAGTGCCGGGGCTTGCGGACTACCGGCAGGACGGGTTTTCCCCCGTATCGGGTGCCGATCTGCTCAGGGCTGCGGAAGAGCCTGAGCGCAATCCCTTCCATCCCTGGTTCAGTCAACGCCTGCCCGAGCAGCTGGACGGCGTCCGCGTGGCGGGCCTGTCCCTCAACTACCTGAGCCAGGCGGTTTCTGCCTTCGCCATGATCGGCTTTCTCCGCACGCGGTTCCCCGGACTGACCCTGGTGCTGGGCGGCGGGCTGGTCACGTCGTGGCTGCGGCGCCCCGGGTGGCGCAATCCGTTCGGCGGCCTCGTGGATCACCTGGTGGACGGGCCCGGGGAGTTGCCCCTTCTGCGGCTTCTGGGGGCCGAAGAGCCGCTCTGCCACCAGGTGCCGCCCGCCTACGACCCGCTGCCCCTGCACGACTACCTTTCCCCCGGACTGGTTCTGCCCTACAGCGCCGCCGGCGGCTGCTACTGGAACCGCTGTTCCTTCTGTCCCGAGCGGGCCGAGGGAAACGCCTACCGCCCCCGCGCCGTCCAGCGGGTACTGGCTGATCTGGAGACCCTGGTCAGCCGGCACCAACCCGCGCTGGTGCACCTTCTTGACAATGCCGTCAGTCCGTCGCTCCTGCGGGGGATGGCGGCTGCCCCGCCGGGCGTCCCCTGGTATGGCTTCGCCAGGGTCGACGAACAGTTGGCGGATCCCGATTTCTGCCGGGATCTCAGACGCTCCGGATGCGTGATGCTGAAGCTGGGGCTTGAGTCGGGGGATCAGGGGGTGCTGGACCGGCTGCACAAGGGGGTCGACCTGGCAACGGCGGCACGGGCCCTCCGGAGTCTGCGGGAGGCGGGCATTGCCGTGTACGCCTACCTCCTGTTCGGCACCCCCGCGGAAACGGAAGAGGCTGCCCGGCGGACGCTGGCATTCGTGGCAGAGCACCGGGAGGAGATCGGATTCCTCAATCTGGCGGTGTTCAACATGCCGATCAGCGGGGATGAGGCCGATGCTTACGGCACTGCGCCATTCTACGAGGGAGATCTCTCGCTCTACACCGCCTTCCGGCATCCCCGGGGCTGGGACCGGAAGCAGGTGCGGCGCTTCCTGGACCGGGAGTTCACGCGCCATCCCGCCGTGGCGCCGATTCTGCGCCGGGACCCGCCGGTGTTTACCTCCAACCATGCACCCTTTTTCGTCGGGGGCTGA